The nucleotide sequence AGTTCGATGTTCAAATATCAGAAGGGTATGGTCTCTCAGAGGCTTCTCCTGTTACATGCTTCAATCCACTAGACCGTCCACGAAAGCCTGGCTCTATTGGGACAAGCATTCTCAATGTGGAAAATAAAGTCGTAGACCCAGAAGGAAACGAAGTTGAAACAGGCGAGGTTGGCGAGTTAATCGTCCGTGGCCCTAATGTGATGAAAGGCTATTATAAGATGCCTGAAGAAACCGCAGCTACATTGAAAAATGGTTGGCTTTATACAGGAGATATGGCAAAGAAGGATGAGGATGGATATTTTTATATTGTCGACCGAAAGAAGGATATGATTCTTGTTGGGGGTTATAACGTTTATCCTCGTGAAATTGAAGAGGTGTTGTATGACCATCCAGCAGTTGTTGAAACAGCTGTTATTGGAGTACCGGACCCTGAATATGGAGAAGCAGTAAAGTGCTTTGTTGTTGTGAACACTTCTACAACAGAAGAGGAGTTAAAGCAATATTGCAGTGAGCACTTGGCAAAATATAAAGTGCCGCAAGAAATCGAGTTTTTAGAGGAACTACCTAAGAATACGACAGGAAAAATCCTGCGCCGTTCGCTGCGGAATTTAGCAGTAAAATCGAATCAGTAAATTTATTGAAAAGCGGGTGCTATGCCCGCTTTTTATTTATGAACTTGAACGGTTCTGAAGACCTAAACCTCCGAAAGGGCGCTTTTTTTGTGTTAGTGGGCAACATTGTGATTGGTTTAATATAAAACTTTTGTAATGTAACGTAAAAACGCTTTAAAGCACGATAATAAATCGTTTTTTTCCACACAATTGCCTTATTTAAATAGAAATATAAAAAATAATGAAAATAAGGTTTGATATTTTCTGATAATTTTGTATAATTTATTACATAAAAGCATGCAAGCATAAAAGTGGTAAAGGGATAAGGGGGAGTACGATGGTACCGAAAAAATGGTGGAAAGTGTTAGGAAGCGCCGCGCTTAGTTTATCTTTATTAGCTGGCTGTGGCGGAGGTGGGCAAGAAACAGAAGAAGGTGCCCCACCTAGCGAAGAAAAGGCAGAAAGCTATACAGTTGGTGTAACGCAAATCGTAGAGCACCCATCTTTAGATGCAGCATTTGATGGCTTTAAGAAAGCATTAGAAGAAAAAGACCTAGATGTGAAATATGATGTGCAAATTGCACAAGGAGATATGAATAACAGTCAAACGATCGCGAATAATTTCGTGGGAAATAATGTCGATTTAATTTTTGCTAATTCGACACCAAGTGCACAAAGTGCTTTAAACGCGACACAGGATATTCCAATTGTATTTACCTCTGTCACTGACCCAGTTGGTGCTAGTCTTGTAGAAGCAATGGATAAGCCTGGAGAAAATATTACTGGAACAACTGATACACATCCAGATGCAATTCCGAATACAGTGAAGTTTATAGATGAAAACTTTGATGCGAAGAAGATTGGGATGATTTTTAATGCAGGCGAGCAAAATTCAGTTGCCCAAGTAGATATCGTGAAAAAAGCTGTAGAAGGAACAGATATGAAAGTAGTAGAACGTCCTGTTTCAACTTCTGCAGAAGTGAAGCAAGCAGCTGAATCATTAGTTGGTGCAGCAGATGTTATCTACATTATTACAGATAACACAGTTGTTTCAGCTTTAGAATCAGTTATTCTTGTTTCGAACGAGGAAGATATCCCACTGTTTGTTGGAGAATTAGATTCTGTTAAGCGCGGTGGCTTTGCGGCATATGGATTTGATTATTATGATATCGGTTATGAAGCAGGTGTGATGGCAGCAGATATTTTAACTGGAGAGAAAAAGACAGCTGATTTACCAGTACAATACCCGCAAAACTTAAAACTATTAATTAATGAAAAAGCAGCGGGTGAAATGGGAATTGAAGTAAAACCAGAATGGAAAGAAATCGCAGAGTTCACAGAATAAGCATTAAATTATTAGAGAGGATGAGCGTTTATGTTTACAGCAACGTTTGGTGCAATTGAATCTGGTATCATATATGCAATTATGGCGCTAGGAGTATACCTCTCGTTCCGTATTTTAGATTTCCCAGATTTAACGGTAGATGGTAGTTTCGTTACAGGAGCAGCTGTGACTGCTGTTCTCATTGTCAATGGCGTTAACCCGTTTGTCGCAACGATTGCTGCTTTGTTTGCAGGGTTTTTAGCGGGTTGTGTAACAGGAGTGTTGCATACAAAAGGAAAGATTAATCCACTTCTCTCAGGGATATTAATGATGATTGCTCTCTACTCAATAAACTTAAGGATCAT is from Bacillus tianshenii and encodes:
- a CDS encoding ABC transporter substrate-binding protein; its protein translation is MVPKKWWKVLGSAALSLSLLAGCGGGGQETEEGAPPSEEKAESYTVGVTQIVEHPSLDAAFDGFKKALEEKDLDVKYDVQIAQGDMNNSQTIANNFVGNNVDLIFANSTPSAQSALNATQDIPIVFTSVTDPVGASLVEAMDKPGENITGTTDTHPDAIPNTVKFIDENFDAKKIGMIFNAGEQNSVAQVDIVKKAVEGTDMKVVERPVSTSAEVKQAAESLVGAADVIYIITDNTVVSALESVILVSNEEDIPLFVGELDSVKRGGFAAYGFDYYDIGYEAGVMAADILTGEKKTADLPVQYPQNLKLLINEKAAGEMGIEVKPEWKEIAEFTE